The Rhododendron vialii isolate Sample 1 chromosome 6a, ASM3025357v1 genome includes a window with the following:
- the LOC131331534 gene encoding ubiquitin-conjugating enzyme E2 36, producing MANSNLPRRIIKETQRLLSEPAPGISASPSEENMRYFNVMILGPSQSPYEGGVFKLELFLPEEYPMAAPKVRFLTKIYHPNIDKLGRICLDILKDKWSPALQIRTVLLSIQALLSAPNPDDPLSENIAKHWKTNEAEAVETAKEWTRLYASGA from the exons ATGGCTAACAGCAATCTACCTCGAAGGATCATCAAG GAAACTCAGCGTCTCCTCAGCGAACCTG CACCAGGAATAAGTGCATCACCTTCAGAAGAAAATATGCGGTATTTTAATGTAATGATACTTGGTCCATCACAGTCCCCTTATGAAG GAGGGGTATTTAAGTTGGAATTGTTTTTGCCTGAAGAATACCCAATGGCTGCCCCCAAG GTTCGGTTTCTCACCAAAATCTACCATCCTAACATTGATAAG CTTGGAAGGATATGCCTTGATATTCTTAAAGACAAGTGGAGTCCTGCTCTTCAGATTCGAACTGTACTCTTGAG CATTCAAGCACTTTTGAGTGCCCCAAACCCAGACGATCCTCTGTCTGAGAACATTGCTAAGCATTGGAAAACAAATGAAGCTGAGGCCGTCGAAACAG CGAAAGAATGGACCCGTCTATACGCAAGTGGCGCATGA
- the LOC131328709 gene encoding MADS-box transcription factor 23-like, which yields MGTGKKKIEIKMREKGEQRMVTFSKRRQGLFKKAYELHRLTGAHVASVVFSPTGRPYVHGNPSFDATIDRYLNIMINNTISSSASTATATGSSSSCHVEDQMINGGDDIDSGGGANGKMMMMMLRSCLEGMRVEDYWNVEELVVMKEKMGVIRGKVVQQIENEFTNIQCEEKVPGADKLATEYRFLYVKGICALENFQI from the exons atggGTACCGGGAAGAAGAAGATAGAGATAAAGATGAGGGAGAAAGGAGAACAAAGGATGGTGACGTTCTCGAAGAGACGCCAGGGTCTGTTCAAGAAAGCTTATGAGCTCCACCGCCTCACCGGGGCGCACGTTGCCTCCGTCGTTTTCTCTCCAACCGGCCGCCCCTACGTCCACGGCAACCCCTCCTTCGACGCCACCATCGACCGCTACTTGAATATCATGATCAATAACACTATTAGTAGCAGTGCAAGTACTGCAACTGCAactggttcttcttcttcttgtcacGTGGAAGATCAGATGATCAACGGTGGTGATGATATAGATTCTGGTGGTGGGGCGAAtgggaagatgatgatgatgatgttgagGTCGTGTTTGGAAGGGATGAGAGTAGAGGATTATTGGAATGTGGAGGAACTTGTTGTGatgaaggagaagatggggGTGATTAGAGGGAAGGTTGTTCAGCAAATTGAGAATGA GTTTACGAACATACAATGCGAGGAAAAAGTTCCAGGAGCCGACAAACTTGCAACAGAGTATAGGTTTTTGTATGTCAAAGGGATTTGCGCcctagaaaattttcaaatatag